A single Inediibacterium massiliense DNA region contains:
- a CDS encoding sensor histidine kinase, with amino-acid sequence MTNIKNRFKIFNANSISRQFLINYIFLFGLLLVIIGLTFIANYLYVHSMYETSPIDMERIYKNMNQYGMQKAFELEVLPEGSYLEYIDSDFTIVKSFHSPHKIGYQYTKKKFNQMIFKDYYGFDVYYPKGKDEFLLMYLPPPENFIDIFIVTASFFMISLIVAMVLYAKVTSIQLVQPINHLLEGVAIISKGDYFHKIEFEEKNELGLLKNAINKMTDKIHEEMSLREKAEENRKRLVLDISHDLKTPLTNILGYAQTLLTCEDLSFDMKNYIDIIVNNSNRANNLIQDLFELSQMEIDHDFVMEQKDLCEFMRRMLISFIQELEDHHMKYLFEIPNEPVFCKINIQKLERAISNVIINSIRHSGEKTTLSIKIKEEKDQAILIIQDDGVGIPNEILHTAFEPFVKGDISRNTKYGGTGLGLSITKKIIQKHGGDIKIDKSNQKGCKFIIGIPKEGLLKNNVES; translated from the coding sequence ATGACGAATATAAAAAATAGATTTAAAATATTCAATGCAAATAGCATATCTAGACAATTTTTAATCAATTATATCTTTTTGTTTGGATTACTTCTTGTGATTATTGGGCTTACATTTATTGCAAATTATTTATATGTACATTCTATGTATGAAACATCACCTATTGATATGGAACGAATCTATAAAAATATGAATCAATATGGAATGCAAAAAGCATTTGAGTTAGAGGTATTGCCAGAAGGCAGCTATTTAGAATATATAGATAGTGATTTTACTATTGTCAAATCTTTTCATAGTCCACATAAGATAGGATATCAATATACAAAAAAGAAATTTAATCAAATGATTTTTAAAGATTATTATGGGTTTGATGTTTATTATCCTAAAGGAAAAGATGAATTTTTACTTATGTATCTTCCTCCACCTGAGAATTTTATAGATATATTTATTGTTACAGCTAGTTTTTTTATGATTAGTTTAATTGTAGCTATGGTACTTTATGCAAAGGTTACTTCTATTCAGCTTGTGCAACCTATTAATCATTTGTTAGAAGGGGTAGCCATTATTAGTAAGGGAGATTATTTTCATAAAATAGAGTTTGAAGAAAAAAATGAATTAGGATTATTAAAGAATGCAATCAATAAAATGACAGACAAAATTCATGAAGAAATGAGTTTAAGAGAAAAAGCTGAAGAAAATAGAAAAAGGTTGGTATTAGATATATCCCATGATCTAAAAACTCCTCTCACAAACATATTAGGATATGCTCAGACACTTTTAACTTGTGAAGATTTATCTTTTGATATGAAAAATTATATAGATATTATTGTAAATAATAGCAATCGTGCAAATAACTTGATCCAAGATTTGTTTGAATTGTCTCAAATGGAGATCGATCATGATTTTGTAATGGAACAAAAAGATTTATGTGAATTTATGAGAAGAATGCTAATTAGTTTTATTCAAGAGTTAGAAGATCATCATATGAAGTATTTATTTGAGATTCCTAATGAGCCAGTCTTTTGTAAAATCAATATTCAAAAGCTTGAAAGAGCCATCAGCAATGTAATTATCAATAGTATTCGTCATAGTGGAGAGAAAACAACCCTTAGTATAAAAATAAAAGAAGAAAAAGATCAAGCTATATTGATTATTCAAGATGATGGGGTAGGAATTCCTAATGAAATTTTACATACAGCATTTGAACCATTTGTAAAGGGAGATATATCAAGAAATACAAAATATGGAGGTACAGGATTAGGGCTTTCCATTACTAAAAAAATCATACAAAAACATGGAGGAGATATAAAAATAGATAAAAGTAATCAAAAGGGATGTAAATTTATTATTGGTATTCCTAAAGAAGGATTGTTGAAAAATAATGTAGAATCATAA
- a CDS encoding response regulator transcription factor, with protein sequence MSINILVVEDEADINNLLQLHLSKEGYNVFQAFDGLEGLNIFQKENIHLCILDVMMPKIDGFHLLSEIRKDSEVPIIFLTARNDEMDKVLGLRLGADDYVVKPFSIMEMISRVEAQLRRYMKYSNKKENDILKNGEITLDLPHYIVKKRGIPIVLNPKEFKILSVFMKYPGNIYTKEQLYEMVWEDVYYGDNNTIMVHISHLRDKIEDNPKKPKYLKTIKGIGYKMEKVYDEYKK encoded by the coding sequence ATGAGTATTAATATTTTAGTAGTAGAAGATGAAGCAGATATCAATAATCTATTACAGCTACATTTATCAAAAGAGGGATACAATGTTTTTCAAGCATTCGATGGACTAGAAGGATTAAATATTTTTCAAAAAGAGAATATTCATCTATGTATTTTAGATGTGATGATGCCTAAAATAGATGGATTTCATTTATTGAGTGAAATTAGAAAAGATAGTGAGGTACCTATCATTTTTTTGACTGCTAGAAATGATGAGATGGATAAAGTATTAGGACTTAGACTAGGAGCAGATGATTATGTAGTCAAACCATTTAGTATTATGGAAATGATCTCAAGAGTAGAGGCGCAATTAAGAAGATATATGAAATATTCCAATAAAAAGGAAAACGATATTTTAAAAAATGGAGAAATTACACTAGATTTGCCACATTATATTGTGAAGAAAAGAGGAATACCTATTGTTTTAAATCCAAAGGAATTTAAAATATTATCTGTATTTATGAAGTATCCAGGAAATATTTATACAAAAGAACAGCTATATGAGATGGTTTGGGAAGATGTTTATTATGGAGATAACAATACCATTATGGTACATATTAGTCATTTAAGAGATAAAATTGAAGATAACCCTAAAAAACCAAAATATTTAAAAACTATCAAAGGAATAGGGTATAAGATGGAGAAAGTCTATGACGAATATAAAAAATAG
- a CDS encoding radical SAM protein → MDRYSVIENKNKREIVLLKGFHCIWGKCSFCDYILDNSEDEKDMNKLNFEVLKNVTGKYKVLEVINSGSCFELPKDTFKKIREVIYEKKIEKLFLESHWCYKNRLNEMRDFFQIPIVFKIGIETFDDDFRNKVLNKNAHFKNPEEVKKYFDSPCLMVGIKGQTKEMIHKDIEIALKYFDHATINVFIPNTCKLQRDEELVHWFIENYQFLNENPNIEVLYHNTDFGVGN, encoded by the coding sequence ATGGATCGATATAGTGTGATTGAGAATAAAAACAAAAGAGAGATTGTGCTTTTGAAAGGATTTCATTGTATATGGGGTAAATGTAGCTTTTGTGATTATATATTAGACAATTCAGAAGATGAAAAAGATATGAATAAACTTAATTTTGAAGTTTTAAAAAATGTTACAGGAAAATATAAAGTACTAGAAGTCATCAATTCAGGTAGTTGTTTTGAACTTCCAAAGGATACATTTAAAAAAATAAGAGAAGTCATTTATGAAAAGAAAATTGAAAAATTATTTTTAGAAAGTCATTGGTGTTATAAAAATAGATTAAATGAAATGAGAGATTTTTTTCAAATTCCTATTGTATTTAAAATAGGAATAGAAACCTTTGACGATGATTTTAGAAATAAAGTTTTAAATAAAAATGCACATTTTAAAAATCCAGAGGAAGTAAAAAAATATTTTGATTCACCTTGTTTGATGGTAGGAATCAAAGGACAAACAAAGGAAATGATCCACAAAGATATAGAGATTGCATTAAAATATTTTGATCATGCGACTATTAATGTATTTATTCCAAATACATGCAAACTTCAAAGAGATGAAGAATTAGTTCATTGGTTTATAGAAAATTATCAATTTTTAAATGAAAACCCCAATATAGAAGTTTTGTACCATAACACAGATTTTGGAGTAGGAAACTAA
- a CDS encoding ECF transporter S component, whose protein sequence is MKKIKPFHVSVVGLGVALNIIGAFIALNLRLPILLDSIGTIMVSAVLGPYYGILTGVCGSLVSGITFDIYSLYFSPVQIFVGLLSGILFQKGWMKKIKMPIGVLIVSIFSSLVGAIIAAFVFDGVTSSGSSYIVAFLSNIGINKVISVFVVQFLTDYLDKFIAVALVLPMTMGIPQNIKEKIIRS, encoded by the coding sequence ATGAAGAAAATAAAACCATTTCATGTAAGTGTTGTAGGATTAGGAGTAGCATTAAATATAATAGGTGCTTTTATAGCTTTAAATTTAAGACTTCCTATTTTGTTAGATTCTATAGGAACTATTATGGTCTCAGCTGTATTAGGACCATATTATGGAATATTGACAGGGGTATGTGGAAGTTTGGTAAGTGGCATAACTTTTGATATTTATTCTTTATATTTTTCACCTGTTCAAATTTTTGTAGGTTTGTTAAGTGGTATTTTATTTCAAAAGGGATGGATGAAAAAAATTAAGATGCCTATAGGGGTTTTAATAGTTTCTATTTTTTCATCTTTAGTAGGGGCCATCATTGCAGCTTTTGTATTTGATGGAGTGACTTCATCAGGATCTTCTTATATTGTAGCATTTTTATCCAATATAGGAATAAATAAAGTCATCAGTGTATTTGTTGTACAATTTTTAACAGATTATTTAGATAAGTTTATAGCAGTAGCTTTGGTACTTCCTATGACTATGGGAATTCCTCAAAATATAAAAGAAAAGATTATAAGGAGTTAA
- the rpsD gene encoding 30S ribosomal protein S4, translating to MAKIMGPRFKLSRRLGVNIYGHPKALKRGVVAHKKLSEYGVQLIEKQKIKAYYGVLERQFKRYVQEAMKSKENPGVALLKILECRLDNLVYRIGFANSIRQARQMVNHGHILVNGKKVDIPSYIVKVGEEVSLREKYQKNEMFQNNFLELRTFELPYIEKNYENFSGQLVNIPNREEIPIEVNEVAVIELFSK from the coding sequence ATGGCAAAAATAATGGGGCCTAGATTTAAATTAAGTAGAAGATTAGGAGTAAATATTTATGGCCATCCTAAAGCATTAAAAAGAGGAGTAGTAGCACATAAAAAATTATCAGAATATGGAGTACAATTAATTGAAAAGCAAAAAATCAAAGCATATTATGGAGTACTTGAAAGACAATTTAAAAGGTATGTACAAGAGGCAATGAAAAGTAAAGAAAATCCAGGGGTTGCATTGCTTAAAATATTAGAATGTAGATTAGATAATTTAGTATATAGAATAGGCTTTGCAAATTCTATACGTCAAGCAAGACAGATGGTGAACCATGGACATATTTTAGTAAATGGAAAAAAAGTAGATATTCCTTCTTATATCGTAAAGGTAGGGGAGGAAGTATCCTTAAGAGAAAAATATCAGAAAAATGAAATGTTTCAAAATAATTTTTTAGAGTTAAGAACTTTTGAACTTCCTTATATAGAAAAGAATTATGAAAATTTTAGTGGACAACTTGTAAATATTCCAAATAGAGAAGAAATTCCTATAGAAGTCAATGAAGTTGCAGTGATAGAGTTATTCTCTAAATAA
- a CDS encoding small, acid-soluble spore protein, H family gives MIKKRAEEILNGNDHIEVLYKGNSVWLTNMNSNQMMDVKVLENNKNITVPISDLQETGRELK, from the coding sequence ATGATTAAAAAAAGAGCAGAAGAAATTTTAAATGGAAATGATCATATTGAAGTTCTTTATAAAGGAAACTCTGTTTGGTTAACAAATATGAATAGTAATCAAATGATGGATGTAAAAGTTTTAGAAAATAATAAAAATATTACAGTCCCTATTTCAGACTTACAAGAAACAGGAAGAGAACTTAAATAA
- a CDS encoding class I SAM-dependent rRNA methyltransferase gives MKKMRQEVSLKVKSKFVNKFKKGYPLIFKEAIMNIGDLKEEGVLVKLIDEKNKFIARGYYGKQNKGYGWILTLKENEKINENFFGNKISKALNQRTGLYNDPHTNAFRVFNGEGDGIGGFTIDYYNEYYLINWYSKGIYQFQEDVIQALKKLVPFKAIYQKKRFAEDGKYIEEDGFVIGERGTFPIIVKENGVNFAIYLNEGAMVGVFLDQRNVRKRIKDQYAKGKTVLNTFSYTGAFSVFAALGGAKKTTSVDLANRSLSKTIEQFSINEIDYEAHDIVVEDVFHYFKYAVKKELKFDMVILDPPSFAKSKNFKFSAGKDYKDLLKNAIAITKEQGVIVASTNCATFDMNKFKGFIHTAFGEMNEKYKILEEYSLPFDFKTIKEFEEGNYLKVVFIQKI, from the coding sequence ATGAAAAAAATGAGACAAGAAGTATCTTTAAAGGTAAAATCAAAGTTTGTCAACAAATTTAAAAAGGGATATCCATTAATTTTTAAAGAAGCGATTATGAATATAGGAGATTTAAAAGAAGAAGGTGTATTGGTAAAGCTCATAGATGAAAAAAATAAATTTATTGCTAGAGGCTATTATGGAAAACAAAATAAAGGATATGGCTGGATTTTAACTTTAAAAGAAAATGAAAAAATTAATGAAAATTTTTTTGGAAATAAAATATCTAAAGCCCTAAATCAAAGAACAGGTCTTTATAATGATCCTCATACAAATGCTTTTAGAGTATTTAATGGAGAGGGAGATGGAATTGGAGGCTTTACTATTGATTATTATAATGAATATTATTTAATCAACTGGTATAGTAAAGGAATTTATCAGTTTCAAGAAGATGTAATACAGGCATTAAAAAAATTAGTCCCTTTTAAAGCAATTTATCAGAAAAAAAGATTTGCTGAGGATGGTAAATATATAGAAGAAGATGGGTTTGTCATAGGAGAAAGAGGAACATTTCCTATTATTGTAAAAGAAAATGGAGTGAATTTTGCCATATACTTAAATGAAGGAGCTATGGTAGGGGTATTCTTAGATCAAAGAAATGTTAGAAAAAGAATAAAAGATCAATATGCAAAAGGAAAAACAGTTTTAAATACTTTCTCTTATACAGGAGCCTTCTCTGTTTTTGCAGCTTTAGGAGGAGCAAAAAAGACTACGAGTGTAGATCTTGCAAATAGAAGCTTGAGTAAGACAATTGAACAATTTAGTATCAATGAAATAGACTATGAAGCTCATGATATTGTCGTAGAAGATGTATTTCACTATTTTAAATATGCAGTAAAAAAAGAATTGAAATTTGATATGGTGATTTTAGATCCTCCAAGCTTTGCCAAATCTAAAAATTTTAAATTTAGTGCAGGAAAGGATTATAAAGATCTTTTGAAAAATGCCATCGCAATTACAAAAGAGCAAGGAGTAATTGTAGCGTCTACTAATTGTGCGACTTTTGACATGAATAAATTTAAAGGATTTATTCATACTGCATTTGGAGAGATGAATGAAAAATACAAGATTTTAGAAGAGTATTCCCTTCCATTTGATTTTAAAACCATTAAAGAATTTGAGGAAGGAAATTATTTAAAAGTAGTATTTATACAAAAAATTTAG
- a CDS encoding DUF4179 domain-containing protein, translating to MNEIEKILKESKSQIDTLQVPDELEDRLRSALEKSYPHKQTKKKWKMKVAALLIAFILGGYHIDTLAFYTKKLIGYDQVMNSNLKELNQLGNGQVIKKSYTFKNGVTVTLDGVMLDDNQLLMFYTVKDPDKRVDEIELVSHSIEGLLEDYKAQGGYGSINDEKTEMKSINTFESPSIFEKKLKWTFTLFMKKDIDHQEEGEITFTLDKDKAMGHTLKKDIYKKVKIDKGQISIDSILASKTMTRIEGTIQNPIELAIDHMTQKRFRPSQIELELIVNDKKIREQSSGIRTDKDGIKFHKDYDPIVVDLNKIQMKFISLEADYDVNEKIKIQQNNKNKSFKVLNKDIIINEVSQSEEKTFVTITTREDVILSKVKLMIDEKKVSLQKTISDEYNKNTHKRTLVFEGIGQNLELDIQRMQYKEMYNQTIDIMYNNI from the coding sequence ATGAATGAAATAGAAAAGATTTTAAAAGAAAGTAAATCCCAAATAGATACATTACAGGTACCAGATGAATTAGAAGATCGATTAAGAAGTGCACTTGAAAAATCATATCCACATAAACAAACCAAGAAAAAATGGAAAATGAAAGTGGCTGCATTATTAATTGCTTTCATATTAGGAGGATACCATATAGATACTTTAGCTTTTTATACAAAAAAATTAATCGGATATGATCAAGTGATGAATTCTAATTTAAAAGAGTTAAATCAATTGGGAAATGGTCAGGTTATAAAAAAAAGCTACACTTTTAAAAATGGAGTGACGGTTACTTTAGATGGGGTTATGCTAGACGATAATCAGCTTTTAATGTTTTATACAGTAAAAGATCCAGATAAAAGAGTAGATGAGATAGAGTTGGTTTCTCATAGCATAGAGGGATTATTAGAAGACTATAAAGCACAAGGGGGATATGGAAGTATAAATGATGAAAAAACAGAAATGAAGAGTATAAACACATTTGAATCTCCTTCTATTTTTGAAAAGAAATTAAAATGGACATTTACATTATTCATGAAAAAAGATATAGATCATCAAGAAGAAGGAGAAATTACTTTTACCCTAGACAAAGATAAAGCTATGGGTCATACTTTAAAAAAAGACATTTATAAAAAAGTGAAAATAGACAAAGGTCAAATAAGCATTGATTCTATTTTGGCTTCTAAAACTATGACACGTATTGAAGGAACTATTCAAAATCCAATAGAATTAGCTATCGATCATATGACTCAAAAAAGATTTAGACCCAGTCAAATAGAGTTAGAATTAATTGTAAATGACAAAAAAATTAGGGAGCAAAGTTCAGGAATCAGAACAGACAAAGATGGAATCAAATTTCATAAGGATTATGATCCTATTGTAGTAGATCTTAATAAAATTCAAATGAAATTTATAAGCTTAGAAGCAGATTACGATGTGAATGAAAAAATAAAGATTCAACAAAATAATAAAAACAAATCTTTTAAAGTATTGAATAAAGATATTATAATCAATGAAGTTTCTCAATCAGAAGAAAAGACTTTTGTAACCATTACTACAAGAGAAGATGTAATTTTATCAAAGGTAAAATTGATGATAGATGAGAAAAAAGTATCTCTTCAAAAGACTATTTCTGATGAATATAATAAAAACACACATAAAAGAACTCTTGTATTTGAAGGAATAGGACAAAATTTAGAATTAGATATTCAAAGGATGCAGTATAAAGAAATGTATAATCAAACAATAGATATTATGTATAATAATATTTGA
- a CDS encoding RNA polymerase sigma factor gives MDIQDLVQKSKQGDQEALVKLIMSKKDDYYKLAYVYMKNSEDAMDAMEDMIVILYENIYQLKKENAFFSWSKTILVNCCKNILRQNKKSIALDFVEDRFYESGFEEKEDQIMIEKYLSRLNHKHQEIIKLRYFLGLDYETISNILKIPLGTVKSRISIGIKKLRKMLEVKEDE, from the coding sequence ATGGATATACAAGATCTAGTTCAAAAATCAAAACAAGGAGATCAAGAAGCATTAGTCAAGCTGATTATGTCTAAAAAAGACGATTATTATAAATTAGCATATGTATATATGAAAAATAGTGAAGATGCAATGGATGCAATGGAAGATATGATTGTTATATTGTATGAAAATATATACCAGCTAAAAAAAGAAAATGCTTTTTTTAGCTGGAGCAAAACCATATTGGTGAATTGTTGTAAAAATATTTTAAGGCAGAACAAAAAAAGTATAGCATTAGATTTTGTTGAAGATAGATTTTATGAGAGTGGGTTTGAGGAAAAAGAAGATCAGATTATGATTGAAAAATATTTATCAAGATTAAATCATAAGCATCAAGAAATTATAAAACTTCGTTATTTTTTAGGTTTAGACTACGAAACTATTTCGAATATTCTTAAAATACCTTTAGGAACAGTAAAATCTCGTATTTCTATAGGAATAAAAAAATTAAGAAAAATGCTGGAGGTGAAAGAAGATGAATGA
- a CDS encoding S1 RNA-binding domain-containing protein, translated as MLLQSGEIMDGIVSGITKYGAFIKLSDDKTGLCHISEVSNDYVKDINTYLKEGQKVKVKILKIKDDSKIELSIKQATETPKQRKYTKPAPKRPVQSFENMLSDFLKDSDEKLKNMKQRDQRY; from the coding sequence ATGCTATTACAAAGTGGAGAAATCATGGATGGAATTGTTTCAGGAATTACTAAATATGGTGCTTTTATAAAGCTTTCTGATGATAAAACAGGACTTTGCCATATTTCAGAAGTATCTAATGATTACGTAAAAGATATCAATACGTACTTAAAAGAAGGTCAAAAGGTAAAAGTTAAAATTCTTAAAATTAAAGATGATAGTAAAATTGAATTATCTATTAAGCAGGCTACTGAAACTCCAAAGCAAAGAAAATATACAAAACCTGCTCCTAAAAGACCAGTTCAATCCTTTGAAAATATGTTATCCGACTTTCTAAAAGATAGTGATGAAAAATTAAAAAATATGAAACAAAGAGATCAAAGATACTAG
- a CDS encoding L-lactate MFS transporter produces MTKKYIHPWLVVLGAICIQISIGAIYSWSLFNQPLMDQFNWTKNQVILTFSIAIFTFAFSTIFSGKLQDKLGPKIVATIGGLLYGGGLTLASFSTTIIELYIYYGIIAGAGVGFAYVCPLSTCVKWFPHKKGFITGITVGAFGMGSLLFKSIIESFLLSYGISNTFLYLGIIYTTLVLIGAQFLVLPPKNHAPISETIQSIDINNFSVQQMLHTKSFYLLWIMYFFACVSGLLVISLAKDIGIQLANLPSSVAAYAVALIGLFNAGGRVIWGSLSDKLGRIKIVFIMFIITSVCMIMMSFIPLNFILFFIFISGIAFCFGGFLSVFPTITSDFYGIKNFGANYGIMYQAYGLAALAGPFIIQSSGGLKPTFIISSILSIIGGCITFMVKPSSFIKPLK; encoded by the coding sequence ATGACAAAAAAATATATCCATCCGTGGCTTGTAGTACTAGGTGCTATTTGCATACAAATTTCTATAGGAGCCATCTATTCATGGAGTCTATTTAATCAACCTCTTATGGATCAATTTAACTGGACAAAAAATCAAGTTATTCTTACTTTTTCTATAGCTATTTTTACTTTTGCTTTTTCCACTATATTTTCAGGTAAGCTACAAGATAAGTTGGGTCCAAAAATTGTTGCTACCATTGGCGGACTATTATACGGTGGAGGACTCACACTTGCTTCTTTTTCTACCACAATTATAGAATTGTATATTTACTATGGTATCATTGCTGGAGCTGGAGTAGGATTTGCTTATGTATGTCCTCTTTCTACATGTGTAAAATGGTTTCCCCACAAGAAAGGATTTATTACGGGCATTACAGTAGGTGCCTTTGGTATGGGAAGTTTACTTTTTAAATCTATTATTGAATCTTTTCTTCTTTCATATGGGATTTCTAATACTTTTCTTTATCTAGGCATCATCTACACTACTTTAGTTTTAATAGGTGCTCAATTTTTAGTTCTTCCACCAAAGAACCATGCTCCTATTTCTGAGACTATACAATCTATAGATATAAATAATTTTTCAGTGCAACAAATGCTTCACACAAAATCTTTTTACCTTCTTTGGATCATGTACTTTTTTGCATGCGTAAGCGGTCTTTTAGTCATCAGCCTTGCAAAGGATATAGGCATACAACTAGCTAACCTTCCCTCCTCTGTTGCTGCATATGCAGTAGCTCTCATTGGTCTTTTTAACGCAGGAGGAAGAGTAATATGGGGTAGCTTATCTGATAAACTAGGTAGAATAAAAATAGTTTTTATTATGTTTATCATTACTTCTGTTTGCATGATTATGATGAGTTTTATACCTTTAAATTTTATATTATTTTTTATTTTCATTTCAGGTATTGCCTTTTGTTTTGGTGGATTTCTTTCTGTATTTCCAACTATAACCAGTGATTTTTACGGAATAAAAAATTTTGGAGCAAACTATGGAATTATGTATCAAGCCTATGGATTGGCTGCTCTAGCAGGACCTTTTATTATACAAAGTAGCGGGGGACTCAAACCTACTTTTATCATCTCCTCTATATTATCTATTATAGGCGGATGCATCACCTTTATGGTCAAACCCTCTTCATTTATAAAGCCACTTAAGTAA
- a CDS encoding CsxC family protein yields the protein MPWQRYIPKGQDKEKPRSPFIDHTPKNIAVKVTGGANGECSNVPVKVIGLTKGAIAKIPVILAQLTLQLNMNAMIELPESALDIKSEKNTIEVKQCVLLQDTHMLFIKGYVCKQISYIAGSYYSYGETRHCTVKIPFECNTEVIFNGIEPIYLFSNQLEACGNDRSKDICIPNYIQKDNPFNEKVIQKSQKSIEYFNEMPYCELVSSNVIEINEYMDLSRFHLYKKEKTFKSIEEKMVVYLTLRILQNRPVNIPSMDITISNEDLKNID from the coding sequence ATGCCATGGCAAAGATATATTCCCAAAGGCCAGGATAAAGAGAAACCAAGGAGTCCATTTATAGATCATACTCCTAAAAATATAGCAGTAAAAGTTACAGGAGGAGCAAATGGAGAATGTAGCAACGTTCCAGTAAAAGTGATCGGATTAACAAAAGGTGCTATAGCAAAAATTCCTGTAATATTGGCACAATTAACACTACAGTTAAATATGAATGCCATGATTGAGCTACCTGAATCTGCTTTAGATATAAAAAGTGAGAAAAATACTATTGAGGTTAAGCAATGTGTACTTTTACAAGATACTCATATGCTTTTTATAAAAGGATATGTATGCAAGCAAATTAGCTATATAGCAGGAAGTTACTATAGTTATGGAGAGACTAGACATTGTACGGTTAAAATTCCTTTTGAGTGTAATACAGAAGTTATTTTTAATGGAATAGAACCAATTTATTTATTTTCTAATCAACTAGAAGCTTGTGGAAATGATAGATCTAAAGATATTTGCATTCCAAACTATATACAAAAAGATAATCCATTTAATGAAAAAGTAATACAAAAAAGTCAAAAAAGTATTGAATATTTTAATGAAATGCCCTATTGTGAGTTGGTAAGCAGTAATGTAATTGAGATAAATGAATATATGGATTTAAGTAGATTTCATTTATATAAAAAAGAAAAAACATTTAAAAGTATAGAAGAAAAGATGGTTGTATATCTTACTTTAAGGATTCTTCAAAATCGTCCAGTCAATATTCCATCTATGGATATTACAATTTCTAATGAAGATTTAAAAAATATTGATTAA
- a CDS encoding 5'-methylthioadenosine/S-adenosylhomocysteine nucleosidase, with translation MNTKVVVTIAANIEWETVCDIFKGVTLNDSPYGQWFVTDIKVKEKIEPIIFFRGGWGKVSAAGSTQYIIDHFNPCLLINLGTCGGFRGHIEREEIILVNRAIVYDILEEMGDPSEEIEYFTTDIDLSFLKGEYPHPVKKTLMLTGDRDLQPKEVEYLHETFGGVAGDWESGAIAWIAKRNEKKLLILRGVSDIVGKDGGEAYGQVNIFRENATKIMKELIKYLPNWIEMAI, from the coding sequence ATGAATACAAAGGTAGTAGTTACTATTGCTGCAAATATTGAGTGGGAGACAGTATGTGATATTTTTAAAGGTGTAACGCTTAATGATTCTCCATACGGACAATGGTTTGTAACAGATATAAAGGTGAAGGAAAAAATAGAACCTATCATATTTTTTAGGGGAGGATGGGGAAAAGTAAGTGCTGCGGGTTCCACTCAATATATTATTGATCATTTTAATCCTTGTTTACTTATAAATTTGGGAACTTGTGGAGGATTTAGAGGGCATATAGAAAGAGAAGAGATTATTTTAGTAAATCGAGCAATTGTTTATGATATTTTAGAAGAAATGGGAGATCCTTCTGAAGAAATTGAATATTTTACTACAGATATAGATCTATCTTTTTTGAAGGGAGAATATCCTCATCCTGTTAAAAAAACATTGATGCTCACGGGAGATCGAGATCTTCAGCCTAAAGAGGTGGAATATTTACATGAAACATTTGGTGGTGTTGCAGGAGATTGGGAATCTGGAGCTATTGCTTGGATTGCAAAAAGAAATGAGAAAAAACTTCTTATTCTAAGAGGAGTATCTGACATAGTAGGTAAAGATGGAGGAGAAGCTTATGGACAAGTAAATATATTTAGAGAAAATGCTACTAAGATTATGAAAGAATTAATCAAGTATTTACCTAATTGGATTGAAATGGCAATATAA